From the genome of Streptomyces sp. NBC_01341, one region includes:
- a CDS encoding AMP-dependent synthetase/ligase → MSDTQTLIDSRPPSVASLFIDRVAATPQGEAYRYPVPAASGEGPDDWKSLTWAQAAERVHAIAAGLIGLGVLPEERVALASSTRVEWILADLGVMCAGAATTTIYPSTNTEESAFILADSDSRVLIAEDAAQLAKARESRAGLPALAHVVVIDPAGVDPVEGDPEGWVLTLAELEARGAEHLVKNPDAITDRVAAITPDQLATLIYTSGTTGRPKGVRLPHDNWSYMAKATVATGLITADDVQYLWLPLAHVFGKVLTSGQIEVGHVTAVDGRVDKIIENLPVVRPTYMAAVPRIFEKVYNGVAAKARAGGGAKYKIFQWAAGVAREYATVSQDNFRRTGRASVPFALGAKHKVADALVFAKLREAFGGRLRACVSGSAALAPDIGLFFSGAGIHILEGYGLTESSAASFVNPGEAYRTGTVGKPLPGTEVRIADDGEILLRGPGLMEGYHRLPEKTAEVLESDGWFHTGDIGELSQDGYLRITDRKKDLIKTSGGKYIAPAEVEGQFKAVCPFVSNILVHGADRNFCTALIALDEPTILGWAEENGLGGKPYADVVASPQAVELVQGYVTRLNEGLQRWQTIKQFRLLPRDLDIEHGELTPSLKLKRPVVEREYQDLIDDMYAGSREK, encoded by the coding sequence GTGAGCGACACACAGACCCTGATCGACAGCCGGCCGCCCTCCGTGGCGTCCCTCTTCATCGACCGCGTGGCGGCCACCCCGCAGGGGGAGGCCTACCGCTACCCGGTGCCCGCCGCCTCGGGCGAGGGCCCGGACGACTGGAAGTCGCTGACCTGGGCGCAGGCCGCCGAGCGGGTCCACGCCATCGCGGCCGGGCTGATCGGGCTCGGCGTCCTGCCGGAGGAGCGGGTCGCGCTGGCGTCCTCCACCCGCGTCGAGTGGATCCTCGCGGACCTCGGCGTGATGTGCGCGGGCGCGGCCACGACGACGATCTATCCGTCCACGAACACCGAGGAGTCCGCCTTCATCCTGGCCGACTCCGACAGCCGTGTCCTGATCGCCGAGGACGCCGCCCAGCTGGCGAAGGCCAGGGAGAGCAGGGCCGGGCTGCCCGCTCTCGCCCATGTCGTGGTCATCGACCCGGCGGGCGTCGACCCCGTCGAGGGCGACCCCGAGGGCTGGGTCCTCACCCTGGCCGAGCTCGAGGCCAGAGGCGCCGAACACCTGGTCAAGAACCCGGACGCGATCACCGACCGCGTCGCCGCCATCACCCCTGACCAGCTGGCGACCCTCATCTACACCTCGGGCACCACCGGCCGCCCCAAGGGCGTACGGCTGCCGCACGACAACTGGTCGTACATGGCGAAGGCGACCGTGGCCACCGGCCTGATCACCGCGGACGACGTCCAGTACCTCTGGCTGCCGCTCGCGCACGTCTTCGGCAAGGTGCTCACCTCCGGTCAGATCGAGGTCGGCCACGTCACGGCGGTCGACGGACGCGTCGACAAGATCATCGAGAATCTGCCGGTCGTCCGGCCCACCTACATGGCGGCCGTGCCCCGGATCTTCGAGAAGGTCTACAACGGGGTCGCGGCCAAGGCACGGGCCGGCGGTGGCGCCAAGTACAAGATCTTCCAGTGGGCGGCGGGCGTCGCCCGCGAGTACGCGACGGTGTCGCAGGACAACTTCCGCCGCACCGGCAGGGCCTCCGTGCCCTTCGCGCTGGGCGCCAAGCACAAGGTGGCGGACGCCCTCGTCTTCGCGAAGCTCCGCGAGGCCTTCGGCGGCCGGCTCCGTGCCTGCGTCTCCGGTTCGGCCGCGCTCGCCCCCGACATCGGTCTCTTCTTCTCCGGTGCCGGGATCCACATCCTGGAGGGCTACGGCCTCACCGAGTCCAGCGCCGCCTCCTTCGTCAACCCCGGCGAGGCCTACCGCACCGGGACCGTCGGCAAGCCGCTCCCCGGCACCGAGGTCCGCATCGCGGACGACGGCGAGATCCTGCTGCGCGGTCCCGGCCTGATGGAGGGCTACCACCGGCTGCCCGAGAAGACCGCCGAGGTGCTGGAGTCCGACGGCTGGTTCCACACCGGTGACATCGGCGAGCTGTCCCAGGACGGCTACCTGCGGATCACCGACCGCAAGAAGGACCTGATCAAGACCTCCGGCGGCAAGTACATCGCCCCCGCGGAGGTCGAGGGACAGTTCAAGGCAGTGTGCCCGTTCGTGTCCAACATCCTGGTGCACGGCGCCGACCGGAACTTCTGCACCGCCCTCATCGCCCTCGACGAGCCGACCATCCTCGGCTGGGCCGAGGAGAACGGCCTGGGCGGCAAGCCGTACGCCGACGTCGTCGCGTCCCCGCAGGCCGTGGAGCTCGTCCAGGGCTACGTGACGCGCCTCAACGAGGGCCTGCAGCGCTGGCAGACCATCAAGCAGTTCCGGCTGCTGCCGCGCGACCTCGACATCGAGCACGGTGAGCTCACCCCCAGCCTCAAGCTGAAGCGGCCGGTCGTCGAGCGCGAGTACCAGGACCTCATCGACGACATGTACGCGGGCTCCCGCGAGAAGTGA
- a CDS encoding ATP-binding SpoIIE family protein phosphatase, whose protein sequence is MGPIPLQRDIVHRPATVVAGQGDDPRPVAHTSLPGIPQASSAARRFVRAALADWSGLGLPNTGEFGERLTDDALTVASELVTNAVVHAGTTVELLIRLEDSAGPEPLALVLEITDHHPARSVRDGRTERPDPAEYGRGLQLVATLAESWGITYRTGLKTVWARLPGDDRFGLPDAPPAGEAASRPRPRPAGSLAPAGGRPERDDAGWAGRGGPSFLAEASGMLAGQLDENLVAATAGPLLVPRLADWCAIWLESESGGPGAVPRLAGVWHSDEARTALLRPALEKEPLRLPGSVGTGPVPMPWPGSATAERESVTGAALAHRIVSGGRTLGAVLVGREGVDHIPDEVVALLADFVRRVGLAVGAARAYTRQATISRILQRGLLPSKVAEIPGVTSALVYEPGDDGVVGGDFYDLFPCPGGRWCFVLGDVQGSGPEAAVVTGLARPWLRLLSREGFRVGEVLDRLNRLLLDDAMEAAEAAALMVAAAGGQQIQDGPQSRFLSLLYGDLVPLPDGSVRCTVASAGHPLPLLLRPDGSVRPAAEPQVLLGVVEDVAYDSQTFDLAPGESLLCVTDGVTERRSGRLMFDDGDGLARVLADCAGLSAAGIADRIKRAVHTFAERPPDDDLALMVIQVD, encoded by the coding sequence GTGGGGCCCATTCCCTTGCAGCGGGACATCGTGCACCGTCCCGCAACCGTCGTCGCCGGTCAGGGCGACGACCCGCGTCCGGTCGCGCACACGAGCCTGCCGGGTATCCCGCAGGCCTCGTCCGCGGCCCGCAGGTTCGTCCGCGCCGCGCTCGCCGACTGGAGCGGGCTCGGTCTGCCGAACACCGGCGAGTTCGGCGAGCGGCTCACCGACGACGCGCTGACCGTGGCCAGCGAACTGGTCACCAACGCCGTCGTGCACGCCGGTACGACGGTCGAGCTGCTCATCCGGCTGGAGGACTCGGCCGGACCCGAGCCGCTCGCGCTCGTGCTGGAGATCACCGACCACCACCCGGCACGTTCGGTGCGCGACGGCCGAACCGAGCGGCCCGATCCGGCCGAATACGGCCGTGGGCTGCAGCTGGTCGCCACCCTCGCCGAGTCCTGGGGCATCACCTACCGCACCGGCCTCAAGACCGTCTGGGCCCGCCTGCCCGGTGACGACCGGTTCGGGCTGCCCGACGCCCCGCCCGCCGGAGAGGCGGCCTCCCGGCCGCGCCCGCGTCCGGCCGGGAGCCTCGCCCCCGCGGGCGGGAGGCCGGAGCGCGACGACGCCGGCTGGGCGGGCCGCGGAGGGCCCTCGTTCCTCGCCGAGGCGTCCGGCATGCTCGCGGGCCAGCTCGACGAGAACCTGGTCGCCGCGACCGCGGGCCCGCTCCTGGTGCCCCGGCTCGCGGACTGGTGCGCCATATGGCTGGAGAGCGAGAGCGGCGGCCCGGGTGCCGTGCCCCGGCTCGCCGGGGTCTGGCACAGCGACGAGGCCCGCACGGCGCTGCTGCGCCCCGCGCTGGAGAAGGAACCGCTCCGGCTGCCCGGCAGCGTCGGCACCGGCCCCGTGCCCATGCCCTGGCCCGGCAGCGCCACGGCGGAGCGTGAGAGCGTCACCGGAGCCGCCCTGGCGCACCGCATCGTCTCGGGCGGGCGGACGCTCGGCGCGGTCCTCGTGGGACGCGAGGGCGTCGACCACATCCCCGACGAGGTCGTCGCCCTCCTCGCGGACTTCGTACGCCGTGTCGGCCTCGCCGTGGGCGCCGCCCGCGCCTACACCCGCCAGGCCACCATCAGCCGCATCCTGCAGCGCGGCCTGCTGCCCAGCAAGGTCGCCGAGATACCCGGCGTCACCAGTGCCCTGGTGTACGAGCCGGGGGACGACGGTGTCGTCGGCGGGGACTTCTACGACCTCTTCCCGTGTCCCGGCGGCCGCTGGTGCTTCGTCCTCGGTGACGTCCAGGGCAGCGGCCCCGAGGCCGCCGTCGTCACCGGGCTCGCCCGTCCCTGGCTCCGCCTGCTCTCCCGGGAGGGCTTCCGCGTCGGCGAGGTCCTCGACCGGCTCAACCGGCTCCTCCTCGACGACGCGATGGAGGCGGCCGAAGCCGCCGCCCTCATGGTCGCGGCGGCGGGCGGCCAGCAGATCCAGGACGGCCCCCAGTCCCGTTTCCTCTCCCTGCTGTACGGCGACCTGGTGCCGCTCCCGGACGGCAGCGTGCGCTGCACCGTGGCCAGCGCCGGTCATCCGCTGCCGCTGCTGCTGCGCCCCGACGGATCCGTACGCCCGGCGGCGGAGCCGCAGGTGCTGCTCGGGGTCGTCGAGGACGTGGCGTACGACAGCCAGACCTTCGACCTGGCGCCGGGCGAGAGTCTGCTCTGCGTCACGGACGGGGTCACGGAGCGGCGTTCGGGGCGGTTGATGTTCGACGACGGCGACGGTCTCGCACGGGTGCTGGCGGACTGCGCGGGGCTCTCCGCCGCCGGGATAGCCGACCGGATCAAGCGGGCCGTCCACACCTTCGCCGAGCGCCCGCCGGACGACGACCTCGCCCTGATGGTGATCCAGGTGGACTGA
- the hemW gene encoding radical SAM family heme chaperone HemW, whose protein sequence is MPSVLPDGEPVPDDGALPRHALEGAADRPLGFYLHVPYCATRCGYCDFNTYTATELRGSGGALASRDNYAAHLVEEVRQARKVLGDDPRPVRTVFVGGGTPTLLPAADLVRMLAAIREEFGLAEDAEITTEANPESVDPAYLTALREGGFNRVSFGMQSARQHVLKILDRTHTPGRPEACVAEAREAGFEHVNLDLIYGTPGESDDDWRASLDAAIGAGPDHVSAYALIVEEGTQLARRIRRGEVPMTDDDVHADRYLIADEAMAAAGFSWYEVSNWARTPEGRCLHNELYWRGADWWGAGPGAHSHVGGVRWWNVKHPGAYAQALAEGRSPGAGREVLGDEDRRVERILLELRLVEGCPLSLLAPAGLAAAGRAVADGLLEPGPYAEGRAVLTLRGRLLADAVVRDLVD, encoded by the coding sequence ATGCCTTCCGTACTGCCCGATGGTGAGCCCGTGCCCGACGACGGGGCGCTGCCCCGCCACGCCCTGGAAGGCGCAGCCGACCGGCCGCTCGGCTTCTACCTGCACGTGCCCTACTGCGCCACCCGCTGCGGCTACTGCGACTTCAACACGTACACCGCGACCGAGCTGCGGGGCTCCGGCGGTGCCCTCGCCTCCCGGGACAACTACGCGGCCCATCTCGTCGAGGAGGTCCGCCAGGCGCGCAAGGTGCTCGGCGACGACCCCCGCCCCGTCCGCACGGTCTTCGTCGGCGGCGGAACCCCGACGCTGCTGCCCGCCGCCGACCTCGTCAGGATGCTCGCCGCGATCCGTGAGGAGTTCGGCCTCGCCGAGGACGCCGAGATCACCACGGAGGCCAACCCGGAGTCCGTGGACCCGGCGTATCTGACGGCCCTGCGCGAGGGCGGCTTCAACCGTGTGTCCTTCGGCATGCAGAGCGCCCGGCAGCACGTCCTGAAGATCCTGGACCGCACGCACACGCCGGGCAGGCCGGAGGCCTGCGTCGCCGAGGCGCGGGAAGCCGGTTTCGAGCACGTCAACCTCGACCTGATCTACGGCACCCCCGGCGAGTCCGACGACGACTGGCGGGCCTCTCTCGACGCGGCGATCGGTGCCGGGCCCGACCATGTGTCGGCGTACGCGCTGATCGTGGAGGAGGGCACCCAGCTGGCGCGCCGCATCCGCCGGGGCGAGGTCCCGATGACGGACGACGACGTCCACGCCGACCGCTACCTGATCGCGGACGAGGCGATGGCGGCGGCGGGTTTCTCCTGGTACGAGGTGTCGAACTGGGCCCGGACCCCCGAGGGCCGCTGCCTGCACAACGAGCTGTACTGGCGCGGCGCGGACTGGTGGGGCGCAGGGCCCGGGGCGCACAGCCACGTCGGCGGAGTGCGCTGGTGGAACGTCAAGCACCCCGGAGCGTACGCGCAGGCCCTGGCGGAGGGCCGTTCGCCCGGCGCGGGCCGCGAGGTCCTGGGCGACGAGGACCGGCGGGTCGAACGCATCCTGCTGGAACTGCGGCTCGTCGAGGGCTGCCCGCTGTCGCTGCTGGCCCCCGCGGGCCTCGCGGCGGCCGGCCGCGCCGTCGCGGACGGGCTGCTGGAGCCAGGACCGTACGCCGAGGGGCGCGCGGTCCTGACGCTGCGGGGCCGCCTGCTGGCCGACGCCGTGGTGCGGGACCTGGTGGACTGA
- a CDS encoding DUF3097 domain-containing protein, with translation MRSYQPDLTPPWKRSSPAPEVPAEPDLVVEEAVTGFCGAVIRCEKTAEGPTVTLEDRFGKHRVFPMVQRGFLLEGRVVTLVRPSAGGPAGPSRTASGSVAVPGARARVARAGRIYVEGRHDAELVERVWGDDLRIEGVVVEYLEGIDDLPAIVREFAPGPDARLGVLVDHLVPGSKESRIAAQVTDANVLVVGHPYIDVWEAVKPSSVGIPGWPVVPRGQDWKTGVCRALGWPANTGAAWQHILSRVASYKDLEPQLLGRVEELIDFVTLPG, from the coding sequence ATGCGCAGCTACCAGCCGGACCTGACCCCGCCGTGGAAGAGGTCCTCCCCCGCCCCCGAGGTCCCCGCCGAACCCGATCTGGTCGTCGAGGAGGCCGTGACCGGTTTCTGCGGGGCGGTGATCCGGTGCGAGAAGACCGCCGAGGGGCCGACGGTGACGCTGGAGGACCGCTTCGGCAAGCACCGGGTGTTCCCGATGGTGCAGCGCGGCTTCCTGCTGGAGGGCAGGGTGGTCACCCTCGTACGCCCGTCGGCGGGCGGTCCGGCAGGTCCTTCCCGGACGGCGTCGGGTTCGGTTGCGGTGCCGGGCGCCCGGGCACGGGTGGCGCGGGCGGGGCGCATCTACGTCGAGGGGCGGCACGACGCGGAGCTCGTCGAGCGCGTCTGGGGCGACGACCTGCGCATCGAGGGCGTGGTGGTGGAGTACCTGGAGGGGATCGACGACCTCCCCGCGATCGTGCGCGAGTTCGCACCCGGCCCCGACGCACGGCTGGGTGTGCTGGTCGACCATCTCGTGCCGGGCTCCAAGGAGTCCCGGATCGCCGCACAGGTCACGGACGCGAACGTGCTCGTGGTGGGACACCCGTACATCGACGTCTGGGAGGCCGTGAAGCCCTCGTCCGTGGGCATCCCCGGGTGGCCCGTCGTTCCGCGGGGCCAGGACTGGAAGACGGGCGTGTGCCGTGCGCTGGGCTGGCCCGCGAACACCGGCGCGGCCTGGCAGCACATCCTGTCCAGGGTCGCCTCCTACAAGGACCTGGAGCCGCAGTTGCTGGGCCGGGTCGAGGAGCTGATCGACTTCGTCACCCTGCCCGGCTGA
- a CDS encoding MBL fold metallo-hydrolase: MDASWEEFGWERLGNGIGRRRLPVWDATVTLVAGADSVLLHDTGSTLREGAEVRAQAEALLGRRVTHIALSHPHFDHVLGTAAFAGAEVYGAVGTAELLGRGADALRADAVQHGMSERDATAAADALVAPRHQVSGEWTLDLGGGLQVLLANVGPGHTGHDLAVLVPGSPVVVLCGDLVEESGEPQAGRDAVPSHWPAALDRLLELGGEDALYVPGHGAVVDAAFVRAQRDRLAARFCVS; the protein is encoded by the coding sequence ATGGACGCCTCTTGGGAAGAGTTCGGCTGGGAGCGGTTGGGCAACGGTATCGGGCGCCGGCGCCTCCCCGTCTGGGACGCGACCGTCACCCTGGTGGCGGGGGCGGACTCCGTGCTGCTCCACGACACCGGTTCGACGCTCCGCGAAGGGGCGGAGGTACGGGCGCAGGCAGAGGCCCTGCTGGGCCGGAGGGTGACGCATATCGCACTGAGCCATCCCCACTTCGACCATGTCCTGGGGACCGCCGCCTTCGCCGGTGCGGAGGTCTACGGCGCCGTCGGCACGGCGGAGCTGCTGGGGCGTGGCGCGGACGCGCTGCGCGCGGACGCGGTGCAGCACGGGATGAGCGAGCGGGACGCGACGGCGGCCGCGGACGCGCTGGTGGCTCCGCGGCATCAGGTCAGCGGTGAGTGGACGCTGGACCTCGGCGGCGGACTCCAGGTGCTGCTGGCCAACGTGGGACCCGGCCACACCGGGCACGATCTCGCGGTGCTGGTGCCGGGCTCGCCGGTCGTGGTGCTCTGCGGGGATCTGGTCGAGGAGTCCGGCGAACCGCAGGCGGGCCGCGACGCGGTTCCCTCGCACTGGCCGGCGGCGCTCGACCGGCTGCTGGAGCTGGGCGGCGAGGACGCGCTGTACGTTCCGGGGCACGGGGCGGTGGTGGACGCGGCGTTCGTGCGCGCCCAGCGCGACCGGCTAGCCGCCCGGTTCTGCGTGTCGTGA